A window of the Blattabacterium cuenoti genome harbors these coding sequences:
- a CDS encoding 3-oxoacyl-ACP synthase III family protein, producing MIQSVITGTGHYIPKKIIKNEYFLDYEFYNKKGIKINESNDKIIKKFKDITDIEERRYVEKNILNSDIATIAAKKALINSKIYKEKIDYIISAHNYGNINPISFQSDFVPSISAKVKNKLNIKNKKCRPYDMIFGCTGWIEGMILADQLLRSKNAKNILIIGSETLSNVIDPYDRNSMIFSDGAGAVVLSAIENFREKFGIIHYDSQCSNNDEIYYLSNGPSLNSNYTKSLVNIKMNGRRIYEYALKMVPNMLKTIIDESKLHIKDIKKIIIHQANAKMDYAIINRLFNLYKISLNNNIKKIMPMTIHKLGNSSVATVPTLLDLILREKMLPHKINPGDNILMAALGAGMNINGIIYRFPKKNFIYKNHEKKYTSK from the coding sequence ATGATTCAATCAGTCATCACAGGAACAGGACATTACATACCAAAAAAAATTATAAAAAATGAATATTTTTTGGATTACGAATTTTATAATAAAAAAGGAATAAAAATTAATGAATCTAATGATAAAATTATAAAAAAATTTAAGGATATTACAGATATAGAAGAAAGAAGATATGTTGAAAAAAATATTTTGAATTCTGATATCGCTACTATAGCTGCAAAAAAAGCATTAATAAATTCTAAAATTTATAAAGAAAAAATAGATTATATAATATCTGCTCATAATTATGGTAATATTAATCCTATTTCTTTTCAATCTGATTTTGTTCCTTCTATATCTGCAAAAGTAAAAAATAAACTTAATATAAAAAATAAAAAATGTCGTCCATATGACATGATTTTTGGTTGTACTGGATGGATTGAAGGAATGATTTTGGCAGATCAATTATTACGTTCTAAAAATGCTAAAAATATATTAATTATTGGATCTGAAACACTTTCTAATGTAATAGACCCATATGATAGAAATTCTATGATATTTTCTGATGGAGCTGGAGCTGTAGTTTTATCAGCTATTGAAAATTTTAGAGAAAAATTCGGAATTATTCATTATGATAGTCAATGTAGTAATAACGATGAAATATATTATTTATCAAATGGACCATCTTTAAATTCTAATTATACTAAATCTTTGGTAAATATAAAAATGAATGGAAGAAGAATTTACGAATATGCATTAAAAATGGTTCCTAACATGTTAAAAACAATTATTGATGAATCAAAATTACATATAAAAGATATAAAAAAGATTATTATACATCAAGCTAATGCAAAAATGGATTATGCTATTATAAATAGATTGTTTAATCTGTATAAAATTTCATTAAATAATAATATTAAAAAAATTATGCCAATGACTATACATAAACTTGGAAATTCTTCCGTAGCAACTGTTCCTACTTTATTAGATTTAATATTACGTGAAAAAATGTTGCCTCATAAAATTAATCCTGGAGATAATATATTAATGGCAGCTTTAGGTGCCGGAATGAATATTAATGGAATTATATATCGTTTTCCAAAAAAAAATTTTATATATAAAAATCATGAAAAAAAATATACATCCAAATAA
- the ubiE gene encoding bifunctional demethylmenaquinone methyltransferase/2-methoxy-6-polyprenyl-1,4-benzoquinol methylase UbiE: MKLINMFNDISKNYDLINSILSLGMDFNWRKKLVDLLKKKILSQNNYINILDLATGTGELAFLLSKKFYRSNIIGLDPANKMLKIAKKKLYKKKIKNISFINGNSCNIPFNDEYFDIITISFGIRNFQHIHVSMKEIYRVLNPYGLLAILEFSIPSNIFIKKIYYYYNKIIVNTIGKLLSNNNYAYKYLCKSINSFYYYGNKMKKLLMYHNFNEISIKKLLFEIVSIYISNKKCIY; this comes from the coding sequence ATGAAACTAATAAATATGTTTAATGATATATCAAAAAATTATGATTTAATAAATAGTATTTTATCTCTTGGTATGGATTTTAATTGGAGAAAAAAATTAGTTGATTTATTAAAAAAAAAAATATTATCACAAAACAATTATATAAATATATTAGATTTAGCTACTGGAACTGGAGAATTAGCTTTTTTATTATCAAAAAAATTTTATAGATCCAATATTATTGGATTAGATCCTGCAAATAAAATGTTAAAAATAGCAAAAAAAAAATTATATAAAAAAAAAATAAAAAATATTTCCTTTATTAATGGAAATTCTTGTAATATACCATTTAATGATGAATATTTCGATATTATAACAATTTCATTTGGAATAAGAAATTTTCAACATATACATGTTTCTATGAAAGAAATATATAGAGTATTGAACCCATATGGCTTATTAGCTATATTGGAATTTTCTATTCCATCAAATATATTTATAAAAAAAATTTATTATTATTATAATAAAATTATTGTAAATACAATAGGAAAATTATTATCCAATAATAATTATGCATATAAATATTTATGTAAATCAATAAATTCTTTTTACTATTATGGTAATAAAATGAAAAAACTTTTGATGTACCATAATTTTAATGAAATATCAATAAAAAAATTACTATTTGAAATAGTATCAATATACATTTCAAATAAAAAATGTATTTATTAA
- a CDS encoding GH3 auxin-responsive promoter family protein translates to MIINYLSEYITHYFLKKRINDIELFMRYPIETQNKLLTKLIVYAKNTEFGNKYKFHEIKKYKQFFERIPICKYSDLKITIDRIRKGEKNILWPGKIKWFAKSSGTTASRSKYIPVSTDSMKYGHYKAGKDMLSIYIHNHSKTKIFFGKAVRLGGSYTINKFYNTFHGDLSSILIKNLPFWAENICIPRKNIALMSEWENKLNNLIIETWNKDVRILLGVCSWMLIFLEKLLKKFNKHNIHEIWPNIEVIFHGGMNLNPYIIQYKKIFPNSINYYNVYSASEGFFAVQDQSNNENLLLLLNHGIFYEFIPIEEIHNDNPKIVPIENVELNKNYAMVISTNSGLWRYLTGDTIKFTSILPYRIVITGRTCHYINAFGEELIVENSDKALTNTCVKTNSIIHEYTAGPIYMKGEKSGSHEWIIEFKKCPDNIINFRNILDEELKKLNSDYEIKRYKNLILNPPVIHVARKGLFYDWLKKYNKLGGQNKIPRLSNDRKYIDSILRID, encoded by the coding sequence ATGATAATAAATTATTTATCTGAATATATAACACATTATTTTCTAAAAAAAAGAATTAATGATATAGAATTATTTATGCGATATCCAATAGAAACACAAAATAAACTATTGACAAAATTAATCGTATATGCTAAAAATACTGAATTTGGAAACAAATATAAATTTCATGAAATAAAAAAATATAAACAATTTTTTGAAAGAATTCCAATATGTAAATATTCTGATTTAAAAATTACAATTGATAGAATTAGAAAAGGAGAAAAAAATATATTATGGCCAGGAAAAATAAAATGGTTTGCAAAATCATCAGGAACAACTGCTTCAAGAAGTAAATATATACCTGTATCTACTGATTCTATGAAATATGGACATTACAAAGCTGGAAAAGATATGTTATCTATTTATATTCATAATCATTCTAAAACTAAAATTTTTTTTGGAAAAGCAGTAAGATTAGGTGGTAGTTATACTATAAATAAATTTTATAATACTTTTCATGGAGATTTATCATCTATTTTAATTAAAAATTTACCTTTTTGGGCTGAAAATATTTGTATTCCTAGAAAAAATATTGCATTAATGAGTGAATGGGAAAATAAATTAAACAATCTTATAATAGAAACATGGAATAAAGATGTTCGTATTTTATTAGGAGTTTGTTCCTGGATGCTTATTTTTCTTGAAAAATTATTAAAAAAATTTAATAAACATAATATTCATGAAATATGGCCAAATATTGAGGTAATATTTCATGGAGGAATGAATTTAAATCCTTATATTATTCAATATAAAAAAATATTTCCTAATTCTATTAATTATTATAATGTTTACAGTGCATCAGAAGGATTTTTTGCTGTACAAGATCAAAGTAATAATGAAAATCTTTTATTATTATTAAATCATGGAATTTTTTATGAATTTATTCCTATAGAAGAAATTCATAATGATAATCCTAAAATTGTTCCAATAGAAAATGTAGAATTAAATAAAAACTATGCTATGGTTATTTCTACAAATTCTGGATTATGGAGATATCTTACTGGAGACACAATAAAATTTACTTCTATATTACCATATAGAATTGTAATTACTGGAAGAACTTGTCATTATATAAATGCTTTTGGAGAAGAATTAATTGTAGAAAATTCTGATAAAGCATTGACTAATACTTGTGTTAAAACAAATTCAATAATTCATGAATATACAGCAGGCCCTATTTATATGAAAGGAGAAAAATCTGGATCACATGAATGGATAATAGAATTTAAAAAATGTCCAGATAATATTATAAATTTTAGAAATATTTTAGATGAAGAATTAAAAAAATTAAATTCTGATTATGAAATAAAAAGATATAAAAACTTAATTTTAAATCCACCTGTTATTCATGTTGCTAGAAAAGGATTATTTTATGATTGGTTGAAAAAATATAATAAGTTAGGAGGACAAAACAAAATACCTCGTTTATCTAATGATAGGAAATATATTGATTCTATACTTAGAATAGATTAA
- the rpsO gene encoding 30S ribosomal protein S15: MTKNKKKEIFKNYGKSVLDTGSSKVQIALFTYRINHLNNHLEKNKKDFNTERALIKLVGKRKKLLKYIEKNDLKSYKDIIKHLGLRK, from the coding sequence ATGACAAAAAATAAAAAAAAAGAAATATTTAAAAATTATGGAAAATCTGTTTTAGATACAGGATCTTCAAAAGTTCAAATAGCATTATTTACTTATAGGATAAATCATTTGAATAATCATTTAGAAAAAAATAAAAAAGATTTCAATACAGAAAGAGCTTTAATTAAATTAGTTGGTAAAAGAAAAAAATTGTTAAAGTATATTGAAAAAAATGATTTAAAAAGTTACAAAGATATTATAAAACATTTGGGATTAAGGAAATAA
- a CDS encoding polyribonucleotide nucleotidyltransferase translates to MSNIIKETILLKDGRKISIETGFLAKQADGSAIVRINDTMLLATVVISNNIKNESNFFPLTVDYREKYYAGGKIPGGFIKREGRPSNEEILTMRLVDRGLRPMFPQQNIFDKSIQVMISLLSYDNTVLPDGLAGLAASTAISLSGIPFNGPISEVRIIRSKKNFLINPSLNQLKDADIDLVVGASTDSIIMIEGEMKEIKEKEFLEIIIEAHNAIKLQIEAQKKLVSKSKITKKTCLFSKYKSLSYSIKIEKEIKILEKKANEFFPKKMKKIYSNFLDKKNRYIQENILINRFKEFFFTKKELEEKDFLINHVYEKIKKKIIRNLLTKKGIRLDGRNNVQIRSISSYVDYLPGVHGSAIFSRGETQSLTTVTLGSSLDANRIDNVVMENNEKFYLHYNFPPFSTGEIRQIRGVTRREIGHGNLAQRALKNVIPNNPYTIRVVSDILESNGSSSMATVCAASLALMDAGIPIENPVSGISMGLVMDNNKKVIISDILGEEDHFGDLDFKITGTKYGITACQMDVKNINGLTYDILNKILIQALDGLIFILEKMKNTIPEYRKKMKPNTPKIYTFNIPKEFIGSVIGTGGKIIQDIQYCTNTNIVIEEKGNYGYIEIIGKDFNKIEKAINRIKEITFIPEIGKIYKAKVKSIRNFGAFVEISKGVEGLLHISEIGWKRLNNIEDEINIGDIIDVKIIDIDEKNKKMKLSRKILLPRPKKNEFNT, encoded by the coding sequence ATGTCAAATATTATAAAAGAAACTATCTTATTAAAAGATGGTAGAAAAATAAGCATAGAAACTGGATTTTTAGCAAAACAAGCCGATGGATCAGCTATAGTTAGAATAAATGATACAATGTTATTAGCAACTGTAGTCATATCTAACAATATAAAAAACGAATCAAATTTTTTTCCTTTAACTGTTGATTATAGAGAAAAGTATTATGCAGGGGGAAAAATACCTGGAGGATTCATAAAAAGAGAAGGTAGACCTTCTAATGAAGAAATCTTAACAATGAGATTAGTTGATAGAGGTTTAAGGCCAATGTTTCCACAACAAAATATTTTTGATAAATCAATACAAGTTATGATTTCGTTATTATCGTATGATAATACAGTATTACCAGATGGACTAGCAGGATTAGCTGCATCAACTGCTATTTCTTTATCAGGGATCCCTTTTAATGGCCCTATATCCGAAGTACGTATTATACGATCAAAAAAAAATTTTTTAATTAATCCAAGTTTGAATCAATTAAAAGATGCAGATATTGATTTAGTTGTTGGAGCTTCTACTGATTCTATAATTATGATTGAAGGAGAAATGAAAGAAATAAAAGAAAAAGAATTTTTAGAAATAATAATAGAAGCTCATAATGCTATAAAATTACAAATTGAAGCTCAAAAAAAATTAGTTAGTAAATCAAAAATTACAAAAAAAACATGTTTATTTTCTAAATATAAATCATTATCATATTCAATAAAAATAGAAAAAGAAATTAAAATTTTAGAAAAAAAAGCAAACGAATTTTTTCCTAAAAAAATGAAAAAAATATATTCTAACTTTTTGGATAAAAAAAATAGATATATTCAAGAAAATATATTAATAAATCGTTTTAAAGAATTTTTTTTTACAAAAAAAGAATTAGAAGAAAAAGATTTTTTAATAAATCATGTTTATGAAAAAATTAAGAAAAAAATAATAAGAAATTTACTTACAAAAAAAGGAATCAGACTAGATGGACGAAATAATGTCCAAATACGTTCAATATCTAGTTATGTTGATTATTTACCTGGTGTTCACGGATCTGCTATATTTTCAAGAGGAGAAACTCAATCTTTAACAACAGTAACATTAGGATCATCATTAGATGCAAATAGAATAGACAATGTTGTTATGGAAAACAATGAAAAATTTTATTTACATTATAATTTTCCTCCATTTTCTACAGGAGAAATACGTCAAATTAGAGGAGTTACTAGACGTGAAATAGGTCATGGAAATTTAGCTCAACGTGCATTAAAAAATGTAATACCTAATAATCCATATACAATTCGTGTTGTATCAGATATACTAGAATCTAATGGATCATCTTCTATGGCAACAGTATGTGCCGCTAGTTTAGCATTAATGGATGCAGGAATACCTATAGAAAATCCTGTTTCAGGTATATCAATGGGACTAGTTATGGATAATAACAAAAAAGTTATTATATCTGATATTTTGGGAGAAGAAGATCATTTTGGAGATTTAGATTTTAAAATAACAGGAACTAAATATGGAATTACTGCATGTCAAATGGATGTTAAAAATATAAATGGATTAACATATGATATATTAAATAAAATATTAATTCAAGCTTTAGATGGACTTATTTTTATATTAGAAAAAATGAAAAATACTATTCCTGAATATAGAAAAAAAATGAAACCAAATACTCCAAAAATATATACTTTTAATATACCTAAAGAATTTATAGGATCAGTTATAGGTACAGGTGGAAAAATAATTCAAGATATACAATATTGTACTAATACAAACATTGTAATAGAAGAAAAAGGAAATTATGGATACATAGAAATTATAGGAAAAGATTTTAATAAAATAGAAAAAGCTATTAACAGAATAAAAGAAATTACATTTATTCCTGAAATAGGAAAAATTTATAAAGCAAAAGTTAAATCTATAAGAAATTTTGGTGCATTTGTAGAAATTTCTAAAGGAGTAGAAGGGTTATTGCATATATCAGAAATAGGATGGAAAAGATTAAATAATATAGAAGATGAAATTAATATAGGAGACATTATTGATGTAAAAATAATAGATATAGATGAAAAAAATAAAAAAATGAAATTATCTAGAAAAATACTTCTTCCTCGTCCAAAAAAAAATGAATTTAATACTTAA
- a CDS encoding sigma-70 family RNA polymerase sigma factor — translation MRQLKITKQVTNRESESLDKYLHEIGKIPLLTPEEEVEYARKARKGDVSSINKLVNANLRFVVSVAKQYQNQGLSLCDLINEGNLGLIKGILRFDETRGFKCISYVVWWIRQAILQAIAEQSRSIRQPTNKLALLNKILKTLSQLEQELQRTPSIREIADYLNMSEKDVEDSIKNSGRHISMDAPLVEGEDSNLYDLVRSDESPRPDEDLEKESLRKDIKRILETLSERERRVIILHFGLNGSPPMTLEEVGQFCDLTRERVRQIESIALKRLKHSSRSKILKPYLG, via the coding sequence ATGAGACAACTTAAAATAACTAAACAAGTAACAAATAGAGAATCTGAATCATTAGATAAATATCTTCATGAAATAGGAAAAATTCCGTTATTAACTCCAGAAGAAGAGGTAGAATATGCTAGAAAAGCCAGAAAAGGAGATGTTTCATCAATAAATAAATTGGTTAATGCAAATTTAAGATTTGTTGTATCAGTTGCTAAACAATATCAAAATCAAGGGCTAAGTTTATGTGATTTAATTAATGAAGGGAACCTAGGTCTTATAAAAGGAATATTACGTTTTGATGAAACAAGAGGATTTAAATGTATATCATATGTTGTCTGGTGGATAAGACAAGCTATATTACAAGCAATAGCAGAACAATCACGTTCTATTCGTCAACCAACCAATAAACTTGCATTACTAAACAAAATATTAAAAACATTGTCTCAGTTAGAACAAGAATTACAAAGAACTCCATCCATAAGAGAAATAGCTGATTATTTAAATATGAGTGAAAAAGATGTAGAAGATTCTATTAAAAATTCAGGAAGACATATATCAATGGATGCTCCATTAGTAGAAGGAGAAGATTCTAATTTATATGATTTAGTAAGATCAGACGAATCCCCTCGTCCAGATGAAGATTTAGAAAAAGAATCCTTAAGAAAGGATATAAAAAGAATTTTAGAAACTTTGAGTGAAAGAGAACGTCGTGTAATTATTTTACATTTCGGATTAAATGGATCTCCACCTATGACATTAGAAGAAGTTGGACAATTTTGTGATCTAACAAGAGAACGTGTTAGACAAATAGAAAGTATTGCTTTAAAAAGATTAAAACATTCTTCTAGAAGCAAAATATTAAAACCGTATTTGGGATAA
- the tpiA gene encoding triose-phosphate isomerase — protein sequence MKKKIIVANWKMNYDLHKTTTFLRNFIKFVFDRKIIHNKEIIIAPSFPFLHISNQISQGTSLKIAAQNIYSMDKGSYTGEVSALMIKSIGINRVIIGHSERKKFFLEKDDFLLEKVKTAIKNRIKVIFCVGETIDDRNKNNHFISIESQLKKTIFNCSLDEIRFLYIAYEPVWSIGTGLTASDDQIQKMHSFIRYKFSCKYNKYISEQLPILYGGSINDLNSKKIFSNKDVDGGLIGKCSLDIEKFIKIIQS from the coding sequence ATGAAAAAAAAAATTATAGTTGCAAACTGGAAAATGAATTATGATTTACATAAAACCACTACTTTTCTAAGAAATTTTATAAAATTTGTTTTTGATAGAAAAATTATTCATAACAAAGAAATAATTATAGCTCCTTCTTTTCCTTTTTTACATATATCAAATCAAATATCTCAAGGTACTTCTTTAAAAATTGCAGCTCAAAATATTTACTCAATGGATAAAGGATCATATACTGGAGAAGTATCTGCTTTAATGATAAAATCTATTGGAATTAATAGAGTTATAATTGGTCATAGTGAAAGAAAAAAATTTTTTTTAGAAAAAGATGATTTTTTATTAGAAAAAGTAAAAACAGCCATAAAAAATAGAATAAAAGTTATATTTTGTGTAGGAGAAACTATTGATGATAGAAATAAAAATAATCATTTTATTTCTATTGAATCTCAATTAAAAAAAACAATTTTTAATTGTTCTTTAGATGAAATACGATTTTTATATATTGCATATGAACCTGTATGGTCTATTGGAACAGGATTAACAGCGTCAGATGATCAGATTCAAAAAATGCATAGTTTTATTCGTTATAAATTTTCATGTAAATATAATAAATATATATCTGAACAATTACCGATTTTATATGGTGGAAGTATAAATGATTTAAATTCAAAAAAAATTTTTTCAAATAAAGATGTAGATGGAGGATTAATCGGAAAATGTTCTCTAGATATAGAAAAATTTATTAAAATTATTCAATCTTAA
- a CDS encoding nucleotide modification associated domain-containing protein, which produces MLFSFIIKKCENIFLEKLKYYGLSWIILKNYSIIDQILIKIIRIKNINIKKSFSVKEEKIIDTYIDVINYLIIALIKIELKCEKKISNNNAIILYKKKIKTIKKLVKIIENKNCSIDIILNKLLYLRKNLFNISYQQLNDNYLIILVDVIFYYKKNYKKFL; this is translated from the coding sequence ATGTTATTTTCCTTTATTATTAAAAAATGTGAAAATATTTTTCTTGAAAAATTAAAATACTATGGATTATCATGGATAATTCTAAAAAATTATTCTATAATAGATCAAATATTAATTAAAATTATTCGTATAAAAAATATTAATATAAAAAAATCTTTTTCTGTAAAAGAAGAGAAAATTATAGATACATATATAGATGTTATAAATTATTTAATAATTGCATTAATTAAAATAGAATTAAAATGTGAAAAAAAAATATCAAATAATAATGCAATTATATTATATAAAAAAAAAATAAAAACAATAAAAAAATTGGTAAAAATAATAGAAAATAAAAATTGTTCTATAGATATAATATTAAATAAACTATTATACTTAAGAAAAAATTTATTTAATATATCATATCAACAGTTAAATGATAATTATTTAATTATATTAGTTGATGTTATTTTTTATTACAAAAAAAATTATAAAAAATTTTTATAA
- the folP gene encoding dihydropteroate synthase, with protein MTINCAGCLIKFDKPKIMGIVNLTPDSFYDGGSLNSENKILKHVEYMLKNGADFIDIGGCSTRPGSNLVTEKEEFKRVIVPIKMIIKNFPKIKISIDTFRSKIAKAAIDEGVVMINDISGGNMDNNMFPLLKKFNIPYILTHMKGHPKYMQKNTFYSNNIIIELNNFFSKKISLLKKYGINDIILDPGFGFGKTLEQNFQLLKHLSLFGFNDHLILIGISRKSMINNLLKLSSCYKSLNATSIIHTIALIKNKGVKLLRVHDIKEALECVKITQFYKKFI; from the coding sequence ATGACAATTAATTGCGCTGGGTGTTTAATAAAGTTTGATAAACCAAAAATAATGGGAATAGTTAATCTTACTCCAGATTCTTTTTATGATGGAGGATCATTAAATTCTGAAAATAAAATATTAAAACACGTAGAATATATGTTAAAAAATGGAGCTGATTTTATTGATATTGGAGGTTGTTCTACAAGACCAGGATCTAATTTAGTAACAGAAAAAGAAGAATTTAAAAGAGTTATTGTTCCAATTAAAATGATTATAAAAAATTTTCCTAAAATTAAAATATCTATAGATACTTTTCGAAGTAAAATAGCAAAAGCAGCTATAGATGAAGGGGTTGTTATGATTAACGATATATCTGGAGGAAATATGGATAATAATATGTTTCCATTATTAAAAAAATTTAATATTCCATATATATTAACCCATATGAAAGGACATCCAAAATATATGCAAAAAAATACTTTTTATTCTAATAATATAATTATAGAATTAAATAATTTTTTCTCAAAAAAAATTTCTTTATTAAAAAAATATGGAATTAATGATATTATTTTAGATCCTGGATTTGGATTTGGAAAAACATTAGAACAAAATTTTCAATTATTAAAACATTTATCTTTATTTGGATTTAATGATCATTTAATATTAATAGGAATATCAAGAAAATCCATGATAAATAATTTATTAAAACTTTCTTCTTGTTATAAATCTTTAAATGCTACCTCTATTATACATACTATAGCATTAATAAAAAATAAAGGAGTAAAATTACTTCGTGTTCATGATATAAAAGAGGCATTAGAATGTGTAAAAATAACACAATTTTATAAAAAATTTATATAA
- a CDS encoding diadenylate cyclase: MFHKFLHILKTYFIDIIDISLVTIILLKIYRLVYNTAALNIFYGIIATFIFWKIVETYNMRFLSIVISTFFKGGFLALIILFQPEIRKFLLIVGSRLFINKFILSFFKKPIISIKKETIESVTNACAIFSRDKTGILIVIKLQQDLNNFIKNGDDMNVKVNTPILESIFYKNSPLHDGATIIADNKIIKTRAILPVSYNKDIPYRLGLRHRAAFGITEKTDAICLVISEETGYISYIKNGNRIIITNINNLRTILEKDIT, encoded by the coding sequence TTGTTCCATAAATTTTTACACATTTTAAAAACATATTTTATTGATATTATAGATATATCCTTAGTAACAATTATTTTATTAAAAATATATAGACTTGTTTACAATACCGCAGCATTAAACATTTTTTATGGAATAATTGCAACTTTTATTTTTTGGAAGATTGTAGAAACTTATAACATGAGATTTTTAAGCATAGTAATAAGCACCTTTTTTAAAGGAGGATTTCTAGCTTTAATTATTCTTTTCCAACCAGAAATAAGAAAATTTCTTTTAATAGTAGGAAGTAGATTATTTATAAATAAATTTATTTTATCATTTTTTAAAAAACCTATAATATCCATAAAAAAAGAAACTATAGAAAGCGTTACAAATGCTTGTGCTATTTTTTCTAGAGATAAAACTGGAATTTTAATAGTTATTAAACTACAACAAGATCTAAATAATTTTATTAAAAATGGTGATGATATGAATGTTAAAGTAAATACTCCAATATTAGAAAGTATTTTTTATAAAAACAGTCCATTACATGATGGTGCTACTATTATAGCAGATAATAAAATAATAAAAACAAGAGCAATACTTCCCGTTTCTTATAACAAAGATATTCCATATAGATTAGGACTTAGACATAGAGCTGCATTTGGTATTACTGAAAAAACAGATGCAATATGTTTAGTAATTTCCGAAGAAACAGGATATATATCTTATATTAAAAATGGAAATAGAATAATAATAACAAATATTAATAATTTAAGAACAATACTAGAAAAAGATATAACATAA